A stretch of the Streptomyces ortus genome encodes the following:
- a CDS encoding alpha/beta fold hydrolase, translated as MSSTELPSVLATSVAPKVSSVRVAAGERLRTVGLPGITLTVRSRPPAVEGLPPALYVHGLGGSSQNWSALMPLLDGLVDSEAIDLPGFGDSPPPDDGDYSVTGHARAVIRYLDAAERGPVHLFGNSLGGAVSTRVAAVRPDLVRTLTLVSPALPELRVQRSAVPTALLALPGVAALFTSFTKGWTAEQRVRGVTALCYGDPGMVTPEGFRNAVEEMERRLALPYFWDVMARSARGIVNAYTLGGQHGLWRQAERVLAPTLLVYGGRDQLVSYRMAQRAARAFRDSRLLTLPDAGHVAMMEYPETMATAFRELLADTGKLTDSGAIGATGARS; from the coding sequence ATGTCTTCGACCGAACTGCCGTCAGTGCTGGCCACCTCCGTCGCGCCGAAGGTCAGTTCCGTCAGGGTGGCGGCGGGGGAGCGGCTGCGCACGGTCGGGCTCCCCGGGATCACGCTGACGGTCCGTTCGAGGCCGCCGGCCGTCGAGGGACTGCCGCCCGCGCTGTACGTGCACGGGCTCGGCGGTTCCTCGCAGAACTGGTCCGCGCTCATGCCGCTCCTGGACGGCCTCGTGGACAGCGAGGCCATCGATCTGCCGGGCTTCGGCGACTCGCCGCCGCCGGACGACGGCGACTACTCGGTGACCGGACACGCCCGCGCGGTCATCCGCTATCTCGACGCGGCCGAGCGGGGACCCGTCCACCTCTTCGGGAACTCGCTGGGCGGCGCGGTCTCGACGCGCGTGGCCGCCGTACGCCCCGATCTCGTCCGCACGCTCACGCTCGTCTCGCCCGCGCTTCCGGAACTGCGGGTGCAGCGCAGCGCGGTCCCGACGGCGCTGCTCGCCCTGCCCGGGGTGGCGGCCCTGTTCACCAGCTTCACCAAGGGATGGACCGCCGAGCAGCGGGTGCGGGGGGTCACCGCGCTCTGTTACGGGGATCCGGGCATGGTGACGCCGGAAGGATTTCGCAACGCGGTCGAGGAGATGGAGCGGCGGCTCGCCCTTCCGTACTTCTGGGACGTCATGGCGCGCTCGGCGCGAGGCATCGTGAACGCGTACACGCTGGGTGGCCAGCACGGACTGTGGCGCCAGGCCGAGCGGGTGCTCGCGCCTACACTGCTCGTCTACGGGGGCCGCGACCAGCTCGTCTCGTACCGTATGGCTCAGCGCGCGGCGCGTGCGTTCAGGGACTCGCGGTTGCTGACGTTGCCTGACGCGGGACATGTGGCGATGATGGAGTACCCGGAGACCATGGCCACGGCCTTCCGCGAACTCCTCGCGGACACAGGCAAGTTGACCGACAGCGGCGCTATCGGTGCTACCGGCGCGAGGAGCTGA
- a CDS encoding ferritin-like fold-containing protein, translated as MTTPAKSSDAPAEPTGVAAQDWAQASVDPQYRAAVVDLIGALAYGELAAFERLAEDAKLAPTLGDKAELAKMASAEFHHFEQLRARLTEIGAEPTQAMEPFVAALDGFHKQTAPSDWLEGLVKAYVGDSIASDFYREVAARLDADTRQLVLAVLDDTGHASFAIEKVRAAIDADPRVGGRLALWARRLMGEALSQSQRVVADRDALSTMLVGGVADGFDLAEVGRMFSRITEAHTKRMAALGLAA; from the coding sequence ATGACGACGCCAGCCAAATCTTCCGACGCACCCGCCGAACCCACCGGAGTCGCCGCCCAGGACTGGGCCCAGGCTTCCGTGGACCCCCAGTACCGTGCCGCGGTCGTGGACCTGATCGGCGCGCTCGCGTACGGGGAGCTGGCGGCGTTCGAGCGGCTCGCGGAGGACGCCAAACTGGCGCCGACGCTCGGGGACAAGGCGGAGCTGGCGAAGATGGCCTCGGCCGAGTTCCACCACTTCGAGCAGTTGCGGGCCCGGCTGACCGAGATCGGGGCGGAGCCGACGCAGGCGATGGAGCCGTTCGTCGCCGCGCTCGACGGGTTCCACAAGCAGACCGCGCCGTCGGACTGGCTGGAAGGGCTCGTGAAGGCGTACGTCGGCGACTCGATCGCCAGTGACTTCTACCGGGAGGTCGCGGCGCGGCTCGACGCCGATACGCGGCAGCTCGTGCTGGCCGTTCTGGACGACACGGGGCATGCGTCGTTCGCCATCGAGAAGGTGCGGGCCGCCATCGACGCGGATCCGCGCGTGGGTGGGCGGCTCGCCCTGTGGGCGCGGCGGTTGATGGGGGAGGCGCTGTCGCAGTCCCAGCGGGTGGTCGCGGACCGGGACGCGTTGTCGACGATGCTCGTCGGCGGGGTCGCGGACGGGTTCGACCTCGCGGAGGTGGGGCGGATGTTCTCCCGGATCACGGAAGCGCACACGAAGAGGATGGCGGCGCTGGGGTTGGCCGCCTGA
- a CDS encoding DUF3107 domain-containing protein, protein MEVKIGVQHAPREIVLESGQTPEEVERAVSEALAGKSQLLSLVDDHGRKVLVPADRLAYVELGEPTARKVGFSAL, encoded by the coding sequence GTGGAGGTCAAGATCGGCGTGCAGCACGCGCCCCGCGAGATCGTTCTGGAGAGCGGTCAGACCCCGGAAGAGGTCGAGCGCGCGGTGTCCGAGGCGCTGGCAGGCAAGTCGCAGCTGCTCAGCCTGGTGGACGACCACGGCCGCAAGGTCCTGGTACCGGCGGACCGCCTCGCCTACGTGGAGCTCGGCGAGCCGACGGCCCGCAAGGTGGGCTTCAGCGCGCTGTAG
- a CDS encoding TetR/AcrR family transcriptional regulator: protein MTAIEQTEAARPRGTRLPRRARRNQLLGAAQEVFVAQGYHSAAMDDIAERAGVSKPVLYQHFPGKLDLYLALLDQHCESLLLAVRTALASTSDNSLRVRATMDAYFAYVEDEGGAFRLVFESDLTNEPAVRERVDKVTFECAEAICEVIAEDTGLSKAESMLLASGLGGLAQVVARSWLHSDRSVPREQAVQLLTSLAWRGIAGFPLHGVEQH from the coding sequence GTGACAGCCATCGAGCAGACAGAGGCGGCACGCCCGCGGGGCACACGCCTGCCGCGCCGTGCCCGACGCAACCAGCTCCTCGGCGCCGCCCAGGAAGTGTTCGTTGCGCAGGGATATCACTCGGCCGCGATGGACGACATCGCCGAACGCGCGGGCGTCAGCAAGCCGGTGCTCTACCAGCACTTCCCCGGCAAGCTGGACCTCTACCTCGCCCTGCTGGACCAGCACTGCGAGTCCCTGCTGCTCGCGGTACGGACAGCGCTGGCGTCCACCTCGGACAACAGCCTGCGCGTACGGGCCACCATGGACGCCTACTTCGCGTACGTGGAGGACGAGGGCGGCGCCTTCCGGCTGGTCTTCGAGTCGGACCTGACGAACGAGCCCGCGGTGCGCGAGCGGGTCGACAAGGTCACGTTCGAGTGCGCGGAGGCGATCTGCGAGGTGATCGCGGAGGACACCGGTCTGTCCAAGGCCGAGTCCATGCTGCTCGCGTCGGGGCTCGGCGGACTCGCCCAGGTGGTGGCCCGCTCGTGGCTGCACAGCGACCGCAGCGTGCCCCGCGAGCAGGCGGTGCAGCTGCTGACGTCGCTGGCGTGGCGGGGCATCGCCGGTTTCCCCCTGCACGGCGTCGAGCAACACTGA
- a CDS encoding DEAD/DEAH box helicase, with protein MTLPVALAGNDVIGQAKTGTGKTLGFGLPLLERVTVPADVEAGRAQPEQLTDAPQALVVVPTRELCTQVTNDLLTAGKVRNVRVLAIYGGRAYEPQVEALKKGIDVVVGTPGRLLDLAGQKKLNLKHVRALVLDEADEMLDLGFLPDVEKIMNMLPVRRQTMLFSATMPGAVIGLARRYMSQPTHIRASEPDDVGATVANTKQHIYRAHNMDKPELVSRILQADGRGLAMVFCRTKRTAADLADQLQQRGFASGAVHGDLGQGAREQALRAFRNGKVDVLVCTDVAARGIDVEGVTHVINYQSPEDEKTYLHRIGRTGRAGAKGIAITLVDWDDIPRWQLINKALNLGFNDPPETYSTSPHLFEELKIPAGTKGVLPRSERTRAGLSAEVVEDLGETGGRGARGGRGGRPAAGPAPAAERDRDRDRSRDRDRDRDRSERTPRRRRRTRNGAALDAVESQNTAQTAVPSAPETVADSTEPGQATESRSARRRRRTRAGAGSEAAASAVATAEGAAVEVPEQAVVPAAAPDVAPVAEPVADTEAKPRRRRTRRTAEAVQPEAAVVEEAPVAEPTVVPDAAEAAEAVVTKPRRRTRKTAVAEPAVTPVEAVADPVEVVEAKPRRTRKATAAKTTAAAETALDTAEAAEAKPRRRTRKAAVATESAEVTAVAETGIPAQATEEPEAKPRRRTRKAAATATAAETAEAAPVAPAAAPVAPAEEAPVAEAKPRRRTRKAAAAAETAVDTAEGTTAEAPAATVTKPRRTRKAVATVEAAAAPAEAAESAVDTAEATGTKPRRRTRKAAVAEADIPAQATEAVADTAEAPVKPRRTRKTAAKTAAKAPAPVSVAESAEAEAAPVAEAKPRRRTRKAAAAAEPTEG; from the coding sequence ATGACGCTCCCCGTCGCCCTCGCGGGCAACGACGTCATCGGCCAGGCCAAGACCGGCACCGGCAAGACGCTGGGTTTCGGCCTCCCGCTCCTCGAGCGCGTGACCGTCCCCGCGGACGTCGAGGCGGGCCGGGCCCAGCCCGAGCAGCTCACCGACGCCCCGCAGGCCCTGGTCGTCGTCCCGACGCGCGAGCTCTGCACCCAGGTCACGAACGACCTGCTGACGGCCGGCAAGGTCCGTAACGTCCGCGTTCTCGCCATCTACGGCGGCCGGGCGTACGAGCCTCAGGTCGAGGCCCTGAAGAAGGGCATCGACGTCGTCGTCGGCACCCCGGGCCGGCTCCTCGACCTCGCGGGCCAGAAGAAGCTCAACCTCAAGCACGTGCGCGCCCTCGTCCTCGACGAGGCCGACGAGATGCTCGACCTGGGCTTCCTGCCCGACGTCGAGAAGATCATGAACATGCTGCCGGTACGCCGCCAGACGATGCTGTTCTCGGCCACCATGCCGGGCGCGGTCATCGGCCTCGCGCGCCGCTACATGTCGCAGCCCACACACATCCGCGCCTCCGAGCCGGACGACGTCGGCGCGACGGTCGCGAACACCAAGCAGCACATCTACCGCGCGCACAACATGGACAAGCCCGAGCTGGTCTCGCGGATACTGCAGGCCGACGGCCGTGGTCTCGCGATGGTCTTCTGCCGCACCAAGCGCACCGCGGCGGACCTCGCCGACCAGCTGCAGCAGCGCGGGTTCGCCTCCGGCGCGGTCCACGGCGACCTCGGCCAGGGCGCGCGCGAGCAGGCGCTGCGCGCGTTCCGCAACGGCAAGGTGGACGTGCTCGTCTGCACCGACGTGGCCGCGCGCGGCATCGACGTCGAGGGCGTCACGCACGTCATCAACTACCAGTCCCCCGAGGACGAGAAGACGTACCTGCACCGCATCGGCCGTACGGGCCGCGCGGGTGCCAAGGGCATCGCGATCACCCTCGTCGACTGGGACGACATCCCGCGCTGGCAGCTCATCAACAAGGCGCTGAACCTCGGCTTCAACGACCCGCCGGAGACGTACTCCACGTCCCCGCACCTCTTCGAGGAGCTGAAGATCCCGGCCGGCACCAAGGGTGTCCTGCCGCGTTCCGAGCGCACCCGTGCCGGTCTGTCGGCCGAGGTCGTCGAGGACCTCGGCGAGACCGGTGGGCGTGGCGCCCGCGGTGGCCGCGGTGGCCGCCCCGCGGCGGGTCCGGCCCCTGCCGCCGAGCGCGACCGGGACCGGGACCGCAGTCGCGACCGGGATCGTGATCGTGATCGTTCGGAGCGGACCCCGCGCCGCCGTCGCCGTACGCGCAACGGCGCGGCGCTCGACGCCGTGGAGTCGCAGAACACGGCGCAGACGGCAGTGCCGTCCGCACCGGAGACCGTGGCCGACAGCACCGAGCCGGGCCAGGCGACGGAGTCGCGCAGCGCGCGCCGGCGTCGCCGTACGCGTGCCGGTGCCGGGTCGGAGGCAGCCGCGAGCGCGGTCGCCACGGCCGAGGGCGCGGCCGTCGAGGTCCCGGAGCAGGCCGTCGTACCGGCTGCCGCACCGGACGTCGCGCCCGTCGCCGAGCCGGTGGCGGACACCGAGGCCAAGCCGCGCCGCCGTCGCACACGTCGTACGGCGGAGGCCGTGCAGCCCGAGGCCGCCGTCGTCGAGGAGGCCCCCGTGGCCGAGCCGACCGTCGTGCCCGACGCAGCCGAGGCCGCCGAAGCCGTGGTGACCAAGCCCCGCCGCCGCACCCGCAAGACCGCGGTCGCCGAGCCGGCCGTCACCCCCGTGGAAGCCGTCGCCGACCCGGTCGAGGTCGTCGAGGCCAAGCCGCGGCGCACCCGTAAGGCCACGGCCGCCAAGACCACGGCCGCCGCCGAGACGGCCCTGGACACGGCGGAGGCCGCTGAGGCCAAGCCGCGCCGCAGGACCCGTAAGGCGGCGGTGGCCACCGAGTCCGCCGAGGTCACCGCGGTCGCCGAGACCGGTATCCCGGCGCAGGCGACCGAGGAGCCCGAGGCCAAGCCGCGCCGCCGCACCCGCAAGGCCGCCGCGACCGCGACCGCTGCCGAGACCGCCGAGGCGGCTCCCGTCGCCCCGGCCGCCGCTCCGGTGGCCCCGGCGGAAGAGGCACCCGTCGCGGAGGCCAAGCCGCGCCGCCGTACGCGCAAGGCCGCTGCCGCCGCCGAGACCGCGGTGGACACCGCCGAGGGCACGACGGCCGAGGCACCGGCGGCCACGGTGACCAAGCCGCGCCGCACCCGCAAGGCCGTCGCGACCGTGGAAGCGGCTGCCGCACCCGCGGAGGCGGCGGAGAGCGCCGTGGACACGGCCGAGGCGACCGGGACGAAGCCCCGCCGCCGCACCCGCAAGGCCGCGGTCGCGGAGGCCGACATCCCGGCCCAGGCCACCGAGGCCGTGGCGGACACCGCCGAGGCTCCGGTCAAGCCGCGCCGCACACGCAAGACGGCGGCCAAGACAGCCGCCAAGGCGCCCGCCCCGGTGTCGGTGGCGGAGTCGGCCGAGGCCGAGGCCGCACCCGTGGCCGAGGCCAAGCCGCGCCGCCGTACGCGCAAGGCCGCTGCCGCCGCCGAGCCCACGGAGGGCTGA